GCCGCCGTCAAGCTGAAGCTCGACGGCGACGATATGAAAAGGCTCGACGAGGTCAGCGCCCTTGCTCCCGAATATCCGGGCTGGATGCTGGCGCGACAGGGCGCCGGCCGCCGCCCGGCCGATTTCGAGCCGAAGGATTGATTTGCAAGTCCAAGGGCATTTCGGTGAGGGAACGCCGGAGATATCCGGCGTTCTTTTTTTGCAGACGATCGGTTATTTGCCGTGGGCTTTAAGCCAGGCATTCATCTCGGTGATCTCGGCTTCCTGCGCCTTGATGACGCCTTCGGCGAGTTTGCGGATATCGGCATCCTTGCCGTATTGAAGTTCGATCCTCGCCATGTCGATCGCGCCTTGATGGTGCGGGATCATGCCGCGGACGAAATCCACATCGGGATTGCCGCTATATTTGATCGTCATATCCTTGTGCATCTTGGCGTTGGCCTCGCTGAATGCGTGGCTTGCTGCATCGTGACTGCCCATCGGCTTGCTCATGTCCATCGACATGTCTTCGGCAAGGCTGGGGGCGGCAACGAAGGCAAGCATTGTAGCAAGCGTAACGATTTTCAGAGACATGAGAGATCCTTCCTCTGTCTG
This Rhizobium sp. NZLR1 DNA region includes the following protein-coding sequences:
- a CDS encoding DUF305 domain-containing protein, with protein sequence MSLKIVTLATMLAFVAAPSLAEDMSMDMSKPMGSHDAASHAFSEANAKMHKDMTIKYSGNPDVDFVRGMIPHHQGAIDMARIELQYGKDADIRKLAEGVIKAQEAEITEMNAWLKAHGK